The window TACCATCGCTTCGCACCACAACCATCTCGATGGCTCTCGACATCGTTCTCATCGCCGGCACCCTCTTGGGAGTCGtcgtccacctcctcctccgccgcaggTTCCAGTCCATCCGTCGGCTCCGGCTCCCCCCTGGCCCTTCGGGCGTTCCAATCCTCGGCGCGTTGCCGCTGATCGGTCCGATGCCCCACGCCTCTCTCGCTAACCTCGCCTTGCGCTACGGCCCCATCATGTACCTCAGGATGGGCACTACGGGGGTCGTAGTTGCGTCCTCCGCTGGCGCGTCCCGATCCTTTCTCAAGGCGCTCGACCTTCAGTTCGCCAACCGCCCCTTGCCCATCAGCGGGAAGGACGTCACCTACGACGGCCAGGACTTCGTGTTCGCCAACTACGGGCCTCGGTGGAAGCTCCTCCGCAAGCTCGCTAACCTCCACTTTCTCGGCAGCAAGGCACTGACCGAGTGGGCCCCGGTTCGCTGCGACGAAATCGGTCGCATGCTCCGCGCCATGCTCGAGTCCAGCCGGAACTCGCGGCCAGTGATGGTGTCGGAGGCAATGGTGTGCGCCAGCGCCAACATCATCGGGCAGGTAATGCTGTCGCGGCGGGTGTTTGAGTCGCAGGGAGAGGAATCAAACCAGTTCAAGGACGCCATCACGGAGCTGCTAGCTTGGTCGGGGAAGTTCAGCATCGGCGACTTTGTGCCGGCGATCGCGTGGATGGACCTGCAGGGAGTGCAGCGGCAGCTGCGCCGGGTGCATGTGAAGTTAGACGCTCTGATCACGTCGCTCATGGCGGAGCACGAAGCTACGGCGCGCGAGCGCGAGGGGAGGCCGGACGTGCTGGATCTTGTGATGGCCAACAGGGTTGACGCTGATGGGGTGTCGCTTTCTGATGTCAACATGAAGGGATTTATCTCTGTGAgctctctttccctctctctccTTCCCCCCTCTTCTTCGCTACGGACAGCCAATTAACGACGGACGCAAATATCTCTAGTCATCGTTATCATTTGACCAAGAGTGATGGTAAATATCCTGTCAGAACAGGTGTTGGATCCTGCAACCAAACCAGCACTAGATATACATATGGATAGAGAGCCACAAAACGTAAGAAGATGTGCTCCGCAGGAATTCCTACGTTGTCTGCTCGATTATGGCACCATTATTTGAGTCACATAAGATTCTCCCAGGA of the Musa acuminata AAA Group cultivar baxijiao chromosome BXJ3-2, Cavendish_Baxijiao_AAA, whole genome shotgun sequence genome contains:
- the LOC135631472 gene encoding flavonoid 3',5'-hydroxylase-like; the protein is MALDIVLIAGTLLGVVVHLLLRRRFQSIRRLRLPPGPSGVPILGALPLIGPMPHASLANLALRYGPIMYLRMGTTGVVVASSAGASRSFLKALDLQFANRPLPISGKDVTYDGQDFVFANYGPRWKLLRKLANLHFLGSKALTEWAPVRCDEIGRMLRAMLESSRNSRPVMVSEAMVCASANIIGQVMLSRRVFESQGEESNQFKDAITELLAWSGKFSIGDFVPAIAWMDLQGVQRQLRRVHVKLDALITSLMAEHEATAREREGRPDVLDLVMANRVDADGVSLSDVNMKGFISDMFIAGTDTSSIIIEWALAEMLRNPTILQRAQDEMDEVIGKNRRLEESDMPNLPYLRAICKEALRLHPSTPLSVPHYTFEACEVDGYHIPPNTRLIVNVWAIGRDPDVWEHPLEFKPERFLSGRNAKIEPLGNDFELIPFGAGRRICVGMHAGLIMLQYGLGSLLHSFHWKLADDVEELDMKEKFGAVLPKAVPLKAVVKPRLLEIAYM